In Kogia breviceps isolate mKogBre1 chromosome 7, mKogBre1 haplotype 1, whole genome shotgun sequence, a single window of DNA contains:
- the NFRKB gene encoding nuclear factor related to kappa-B-binding protein isoform X3, giving the protein MDSLDHMLTDPLELGPCGDGHGTRIMEDCLLGGTRVSLPEDLLEDPEIFFDVVSFSTWREVLSDSQRQHLQQFLPHFAEDSVGQRERLLLALFSGENFRFGNPLHIAQKLFRDGHFNPEVVKYRQLCFRSQYKRYLSSQQQYFHRLLKQILASRSDLLEMARRSGPALPSRQKRPSPSRTPEEREWRTQQRYLKVLREVKEECGDSALSSDEEDLSSWLPSSPARSPSPAVPLRVVPTLSTTDMKTADKIELGDSDLKIMLKKHHEKRKHQPDHPDLLTGDLTLHDIMTRVNAGRKGSLAALYDLAVLKKKVKEKEERKKKKIKMIKSEAEDLAEPLSGTEGLPPLSQAPSPLAIPAIKEEPLEDLKPCLGINEISSSFFSLLLEILLLEGQASLPMLEERVLDWQSSPASSLNSWFSAAPNWAELVLPALQYLAGESRAVPSSFSPFVGFKEKTQQWKLLGQSQDNEKELAALFQLWLETKDQAFCKQENEDSSDATTPVPRVTDYVVRPSTGEEKRVFQEQERYRYSQPHKAFTFRMHGFESVVGPVKGVFDKETSLNKAREHSLLRSDRPAYVTILSLVRDAAARLPNGEGTRAEICELLKDSQFLAPDVTSTQVNTVVSGALDRLHYEKDPCVKYDIGRKLWIYLHRDRSEEEFERIHQAQAAAAKARKALQQKPKPPSKVKSSSKEGSVKVLGAGPSEQSQLSLSDSSMPPTPVTPVTPTTPALPATPISPQPVPSVNKSGPTTVSEPVKSTSGVLLVSSPTMPQLGTMLSPASSQTPPSSQAAARVVSHSGSAGLPQVRVVAQPSLPAVTQSAGPAPTLTQMTAGPQIRVPATAVQTKGGPQTVMATVPVKAQTAAATVQRPGPAGLTVTSLPAAANPASKPATSSPGGSAPSTPAAAVIQNVTGQNIIKQVAITGQLGVKPQTGSSIPLTATNFRIQGKDVLRLPPSSITTDAKGQTVLRITPDMMATLAKSQVTTVKLTQDLFGTGSGPTGKGISATLHVTSNPVHAADSPAKASPASAPSSTPPGTTVVKVTPDLKPTEASSSAFRLMPALGVSVADQKGKNTVASSEAKPAATIRIVQGLGVMPPKAGPTITVAAHAKQGPSVASGSGTVHTSAVSLPSVNAAVSKTVAVASGAASTPISIGTGAPAVRQVPVSTTVVSTSQAGKLPTRITVPLSVISQPMKGKGVVTAPIIKGNLGANLGGLGRNIILTTMPAGTKLIAGNKPVSFLTAQQLQQLQQQGQATQVRIQTVPASHLQQGTASGSSKAVSTVVVTTAPSPKQAPEQQ; this is encoded by the exons ATGGATTCCTTGGACCATATGCTGACGGATCCCTTGGAGCTGGGCCCGTGTGGAGATGGCCACGGCACGCGGATCATGGAGGACTGCCTCCTGGGGGGCACGAGGGTTAGTCTGCCCGAGGACCTTCTGGAGGAT CCGGAGATCTTCTTTGACGTAGTCAGCTTCTCCACGTGGCGGGAAGTACTGAGCGACTCGCAGCGTCAGCACCTCCAGCAGTTTCTGCCCCACTTCGCTGAGGACAGCGTCGGGCAGCGCGAGCGGCTCCTCCTCGCCCTGTTCAGTGGGGAGAACTTCCGCTTTGGAAACCCTCTGCACATCGCCCAGAAGCTTTTCCGAG ACGGACACTTCAACCCCGAGGTGGTCAAGTACAGGCAGCTGTGCTTCCGGTCGCAGTACAAACGCTacctcagctcccagcagcaGTACTTCCACCGGCTGCTGAAGCAGATCCTGGCCTCGCGGAGC GACCTCCTGGAGATGGCCCGGCGGAGCGGTCCCGCCCTCCCCTCCCGGCAGAAGCGCCCCTCACCGTCGCGCACCCCCGAGGAGCGGGAGTGGCGCACCCAGCAGCGCTACTTGAAGGTCCTGCGGGAAGTGAAGGAGGAGTGTGGGGACTCGGCCCTGTCATCGGACGAGGAGG ATCTCAGCTCGTGGCTCCCGAGCTCTCCAGCGCGCTCCCCGAGCCCTGCGGTGCCTCTCAGGGTGGTGCCCACGCTTTCCACCACGGACATGAAGACTGCAG ATAAAATAGAACTGGGGGACAGTGACCTGAAGATAATGCTCAAGAAGCACCACGAGAAGCGGAAACACCAACCA GATCACCCAGACCTTTTGACGGGGGACCTGACTCTCCATGACATCATGACTCGAGTAAATGCCGGCAGGAAGGGCTCTCTAGCAG cacTATATGACTTGGCTGTccttaaaaaaaaggttaaggaaaaagaggaaaggaagaagaagaaaataaaaatgatcaaatcAGAGGCAGAGGATCTGGCGGAACCCCTAAGCGGTACTGAAGGGCTCCCACCCCTCTCACAGGCACCGTCTCCACTGGCCATACCCGCTATCAAGGAGGA gCCTCTCGAAGACCTCAAGCCTTGCCTTGGAATCAATGAAATATCTTCCagcttcttctctcttctcttggaGATCTTGTTGCTGGAGGGGCAGGCTAGCCTTCCTATG CTAGAGGAGCGAGTTTTGGACTGGCAGTCATCTCCAGCCAGCTCCCTCAATAGCTGGTTCTCTGCGGCCCCCAACTGGGCAGAGTTGGTGTTACCAGCCCTGCAGTATCTTGCTGGAGAAAGCCGTG CTGTACCTTCCAGCTTCTCTCCATTTGTTGGCTTCAAAGAGAAAACCCAGCAGTGGAAGTTGCTTG GCCAGTCCCAAGATAATGAAAAGGAATTAGCTGCACTCTTCCAGCTGTGGCTGGAAACGAAAGACCAGGCCTTCTGTAAG cAAGAAAATGAAGACAGCTCAGATGCCACAACGCCTGTCCCTCGGGT AACTGACTATGTGGTGCGGCCCAGCACGGGAGAGGAGAAGCGAGTTTTTCAGGAGCAG GAGCGTTACCGGTACAGCCAGCCCCACAAGGCATTCACCTTCCGCATGCATGGCTTCGAGTCTGTGGTGGGGCCCGTGAAGGGCGTGTTCGACAAGGAGACGTCTCTCAACAAGGCGCGGGAACACTCCCTGCTGCGCTCCGACCGGCCAGCCTACGTCACCATCCTGTCCCTGG TTCGCGACGCGGCGGCCCGGCTGCCAAACGGGGAGGGCACGCGGGCGGAGATCTGCGAGCTGCTCAAGGACTCCCAGTTCCTGGCTCCAGACGTCACCAGCACTCAG GTAAATACAGTGGTGAGTGGTGCCCTGGATCGGCTGCATTACGAGAAGGACCCGTGTGTGAAGTACGACATCGGACGGAAGTTGTGGATCTACCTGCATCGGGACCGGAGCGAGGAAGAGTTTG AGCGGATCCACCAGGCCCAAGCAGCTGCAGCGAAAGCCAGGAAAGCCCTTCAGCAAAAACCCAAGCCCCCATCCAAGGTG AAGTCTAGCAGCAAGGAGGGTTCGGTGAAGGTCCTCGGCGCTGGCCCTTCCGAGCAGAGCCAGCTGAGCCTCAGCGACTCCAGCATGCCCCCCACCCCGGTCACGCCTGTGACCCCCACCACTCCTGCTCTGCCCGCCACGCCCAtctccccccagcctgtgccgTCGGTGAACAAAAGTGGCCCCACGACTGTTTCGGAACCGGTGAAATCCACTTCGGG TGTTCTTCTCGTGTCTTCGCCAACGATGCCGCAGCTGGGAACCATGCTCTCCCCGGCGTCCAGCCAGACTCCACCGAGCTCTCAGGCTGCTGCCCGTGTCGTGAGCCACTCCGGCTCGGCTGGACTCCCCCAAGTGCGGGTGGTGGCCCAGCCCAGCCTTCCTGCTGTGACTCAGTCAGCGGGGCCGGCACCGACGCTGACGCAGATGACAGCAGGACCGCAGATTCGCGTGCCGGCCACAGCCGTGCAGACCAAAGGCGGGCCCCAG ACAGTAATGGCCACCGTTCCAGTCAAAGCTCAGACCGCGGCGGCCACCGTACAGCGACCGGGGCCGGCGGGGCTCACGGTGACAAGTCTCCCTGCCGCAGCCAACCCTGCGAGCAAGCCGGCCACCAGTTCTCCTGGGGGCTCTGCTCCGAGCACCCCCGCGGCTGCTGTCATTCAGAACGTCACAGGACAGAACATTATCAAGCAG GTGGCAATCACCGGGCAGCTTGGCGTGAAGCCCCAGACGGGCAGCAGCATCCCCCTCACAGCCACCAACTTCCGTATCCAGGGCAAGGACGTGCTGCGGCTTCCGCCCTCCTCCATCACCACAGACGCCAAAGGCCAGACTGTTCTGCGGATCACTCCAGACATGATGGCCACTTTGGCCAAGtcccaggtcaccacagtcaaaCTGACCCAGGACCTCTTTGGGACGGGCAGCGGCCCCACGGGCAAAGGCATCTCCGCTACCTTACACGTCACTTCCAACCCAGTCCACGCAGCTGACAGCCCTGCCAAGGCCAGTCCAGCCAGTGCCCCCTCATCCACTCCACCAGGGACCACCGTGGTCAAAGTGACTCCTGACCTCAAGCCAACAGAAGCCTCGAGTTCAGCTTTTCGCTTGATGCCGGCGCTTGGCGTGAGTGTGGCTGACCAGAAGGGGAAGAACACAGTGGCCTCGTCTGAAGCCAAACCAGCCGCCACCATCCGCATCGTGCAGGGCCTGGGGGTGATGCCCCCCAAAGCAGGCCCGACCATCACGGTCGCAGCCCACGCCAAGCAAGGGCCCTCCGTGGCCAGTGGGTCTGGAACTGTCCATACGTCTGCGGTGTCCTTGCCCAGTGTGAATGCTGCTGTGTCCAAGACTGTGGCCGTGGCTTCTGGGGCTGCCAGCACCCCCATCAGCATCGGGACAGGAGCCCCTGCCGTGCGGCAGGTCCCCGTCAGCACCACGGTTGTTTCCACGTCCCAGGCT
- the NFRKB gene encoding nuclear factor related to kappa-B-binding protein isoform X4 codes for MDSLDHMLTDPLELGPCGDGHGTRIMEDCLLGGTRVSLPEDLLEDPEIFFDVVSFSTWREVLSDSQRQHLQQFLPHFAEDSVGQRERLLLALFSGENFRFGNPLHIAQKLFRDGHFNPEVVKYRQLCFRSQYKRYLSSQQQYFHRLLKQILASRSDLLEMARRSGPALPSRQKRPSPSRTPEEREWRTQQRYLKVLREVKEECGDSALSSDEEDLSSWLPSSPARSPSPAVPLRVVPTLSTTDMKTADKIELGDSDLKIMLKKHHEKRKHQPDHPDLLTGDLTLHDIMTRVNAGRKGSLAALYDLAVLKKKVKEKEERKKKKIKMIKSEAEDLAEPLSGTEGLPPLSQAPSPLAIPAIKEEPLEDLKPCLGINEISSSFFSLLLEILLLEGQASLPMLEERVLDWQSSPASSLNSWFSAAPNWAELVLPALQYLAGESRAVPSSFSPFVGFKEKTQQWKLLGQSQDNEKELAALFQLWLETKDQAFCKQENEDSSDATTPVPRVRTDYVVRPSTGEEKRVFQEQERYRYSQPHKAFTFRMHGFESVVGPVKGVFDKETSLNKAREHSLLRSDRPAYVTILSLVRDAAARLPNGEGTRAEICELLKDSQFLAPDVTSTQVNTVVSGALDRLHYEKDPCVKYDIGRKLWIYLHRDRSEEEFERIHQAQAAAAKARKALQQKPKPPSKVPVPSVNKSGPTTVSEPVKSTSGVLLVSSPTMPQLGTMLSPASSQTPPSSQAAARVVSHSGSAGLPQVRVVAQPSLPAVTQSAGPAPTLTQMTAGPQIRVPATAVQTKGGPQTVMATVPVKAQTAAATVQRPGPAGLTVTSLPAAANPASKPATSSPGGSAPSTPAAAVIQNVTGQNIIKQVAITGQLGVKPQTGSSIPLTATNFRIQGKDVLRLPPSSITTDAKGQTVLRITPDMMATLAKSQVTTVKLTQDLFGTGSGPTGKGISATLHVTSNPVHAADSPAKASPASAPSSTPPGTTVVKVTPDLKPTEASSSAFRLMPALGVSVADQKGKNTVASSEAKPAATIRIVQGLGVMPPKAGPTITVAAHAKQGPSVASGSGTVHTSAVSLPSVNAAVSKTVAVASGAASTPISIGTGAPAVRQVPVSTTVVSTSQAGKLPTRITVPLSVISQPMKGKGVVTAPIIKGNLGANLGGLGRNIILTTMPAGTKLIAGNKPVSFLTAQQLQQLQQQGQATQVRIQTVPASHLQQGTASGSSKAVSTVVVTTAPSPKQAPEQQ; via the exons ATGGATTCCTTGGACCATATGCTGACGGATCCCTTGGAGCTGGGCCCGTGTGGAGATGGCCACGGCACGCGGATCATGGAGGACTGCCTCCTGGGGGGCACGAGGGTTAGTCTGCCCGAGGACCTTCTGGAGGAT CCGGAGATCTTCTTTGACGTAGTCAGCTTCTCCACGTGGCGGGAAGTACTGAGCGACTCGCAGCGTCAGCACCTCCAGCAGTTTCTGCCCCACTTCGCTGAGGACAGCGTCGGGCAGCGCGAGCGGCTCCTCCTCGCCCTGTTCAGTGGGGAGAACTTCCGCTTTGGAAACCCTCTGCACATCGCCCAGAAGCTTTTCCGAG ACGGACACTTCAACCCCGAGGTGGTCAAGTACAGGCAGCTGTGCTTCCGGTCGCAGTACAAACGCTacctcagctcccagcagcaGTACTTCCACCGGCTGCTGAAGCAGATCCTGGCCTCGCGGAGC GACCTCCTGGAGATGGCCCGGCGGAGCGGTCCCGCCCTCCCCTCCCGGCAGAAGCGCCCCTCACCGTCGCGCACCCCCGAGGAGCGGGAGTGGCGCACCCAGCAGCGCTACTTGAAGGTCCTGCGGGAAGTGAAGGAGGAGTGTGGGGACTCGGCCCTGTCATCGGACGAGGAGG ATCTCAGCTCGTGGCTCCCGAGCTCTCCAGCGCGCTCCCCGAGCCCTGCGGTGCCTCTCAGGGTGGTGCCCACGCTTTCCACCACGGACATGAAGACTGCAG ATAAAATAGAACTGGGGGACAGTGACCTGAAGATAATGCTCAAGAAGCACCACGAGAAGCGGAAACACCAACCA GATCACCCAGACCTTTTGACGGGGGACCTGACTCTCCATGACATCATGACTCGAGTAAATGCCGGCAGGAAGGGCTCTCTAGCAG cacTATATGACTTGGCTGTccttaaaaaaaaggttaaggaaaaagaggaaaggaagaagaagaaaataaaaatgatcaaatcAGAGGCAGAGGATCTGGCGGAACCCCTAAGCGGTACTGAAGGGCTCCCACCCCTCTCACAGGCACCGTCTCCACTGGCCATACCCGCTATCAAGGAGGA gCCTCTCGAAGACCTCAAGCCTTGCCTTGGAATCAATGAAATATCTTCCagcttcttctctcttctcttggaGATCTTGTTGCTGGAGGGGCAGGCTAGCCTTCCTATG CTAGAGGAGCGAGTTTTGGACTGGCAGTCATCTCCAGCCAGCTCCCTCAATAGCTGGTTCTCTGCGGCCCCCAACTGGGCAGAGTTGGTGTTACCAGCCCTGCAGTATCTTGCTGGAGAAAGCCGTG CTGTACCTTCCAGCTTCTCTCCATTTGTTGGCTTCAAAGAGAAAACCCAGCAGTGGAAGTTGCTTG GCCAGTCCCAAGATAATGAAAAGGAATTAGCTGCACTCTTCCAGCTGTGGCTGGAAACGAAAGACCAGGCCTTCTGTAAG cAAGAAAATGAAGACAGCTCAGATGCCACAACGCCTGTCCCTCGGGT AAGAACTGACTATGTGGTGCGGCCCAGCACGGGAGAGGAGAAGCGAGTTTTTCAGGAGCAG GAGCGTTACCGGTACAGCCAGCCCCACAAGGCATTCACCTTCCGCATGCATGGCTTCGAGTCTGTGGTGGGGCCCGTGAAGGGCGTGTTCGACAAGGAGACGTCTCTCAACAAGGCGCGGGAACACTCCCTGCTGCGCTCCGACCGGCCAGCCTACGTCACCATCCTGTCCCTGG TTCGCGACGCGGCGGCCCGGCTGCCAAACGGGGAGGGCACGCGGGCGGAGATCTGCGAGCTGCTCAAGGACTCCCAGTTCCTGGCTCCAGACGTCACCAGCACTCAG GTAAATACAGTGGTGAGTGGTGCCCTGGATCGGCTGCATTACGAGAAGGACCCGTGTGTGAAGTACGACATCGGACGGAAGTTGTGGATCTACCTGCATCGGGACCGGAGCGAGGAAGAGTTTG AGCGGATCCACCAGGCCCAAGCAGCTGCAGCGAAAGCCAGGAAAGCCCTTCAGCAAAAACCCAAGCCCCCATCCAAGGTG cctgtgccgTCGGTGAACAAAAGTGGCCCCACGACTGTTTCGGAACCGGTGAAATCCACTTCGGG TGTTCTTCTCGTGTCTTCGCCAACGATGCCGCAGCTGGGAACCATGCTCTCCCCGGCGTCCAGCCAGACTCCACCGAGCTCTCAGGCTGCTGCCCGTGTCGTGAGCCACTCCGGCTCGGCTGGACTCCCCCAAGTGCGGGTGGTGGCCCAGCCCAGCCTTCCTGCTGTGACTCAGTCAGCGGGGCCGGCACCGACGCTGACGCAGATGACAGCAGGACCGCAGATTCGCGTGCCGGCCACAGCCGTGCAGACCAAAGGCGGGCCCCAG ACAGTAATGGCCACCGTTCCAGTCAAAGCTCAGACCGCGGCGGCCACCGTACAGCGACCGGGGCCGGCGGGGCTCACGGTGACAAGTCTCCCTGCCGCAGCCAACCCTGCGAGCAAGCCGGCCACCAGTTCTCCTGGGGGCTCTGCTCCGAGCACCCCCGCGGCTGCTGTCATTCAGAACGTCACAGGACAGAACATTATCAAGCAG GTGGCAATCACCGGGCAGCTTGGCGTGAAGCCCCAGACGGGCAGCAGCATCCCCCTCACAGCCACCAACTTCCGTATCCAGGGCAAGGACGTGCTGCGGCTTCCGCCCTCCTCCATCACCACAGACGCCAAAGGCCAGACTGTTCTGCGGATCACTCCAGACATGATGGCCACTTTGGCCAAGtcccaggtcaccacagtcaaaCTGACCCAGGACCTCTTTGGGACGGGCAGCGGCCCCACGGGCAAAGGCATCTCCGCTACCTTACACGTCACTTCCAACCCAGTCCACGCAGCTGACAGCCCTGCCAAGGCCAGTCCAGCCAGTGCCCCCTCATCCACTCCACCAGGGACCACCGTGGTCAAAGTGACTCCTGACCTCAAGCCAACAGAAGCCTCGAGTTCAGCTTTTCGCTTGATGCCGGCGCTTGGCGTGAGTGTGGCTGACCAGAAGGGGAAGAACACAGTGGCCTCGTCTGAAGCCAAACCAGCCGCCACCATCCGCATCGTGCAGGGCCTGGGGGTGATGCCCCCCAAAGCAGGCCCGACCATCACGGTCGCAGCCCACGCCAAGCAAGGGCCCTCCGTGGCCAGTGGGTCTGGAACTGTCCATACGTCTGCGGTGTCCTTGCCCAGTGTGAATGCTGCTGTGTCCAAGACTGTGGCCGTGGCTTCTGGGGCTGCCAGCACCCCCATCAGCATCGGGACAGGAGCCCCTGCCGTGCGGCAGGTCCCCGTCAGCACCACGGTTGTTTCCACGTCCCAGGCT
- the NFRKB gene encoding nuclear factor related to kappa-B-binding protein isoform X2 — translation MDSLDHMLTDPLELGPCGDGHGTRIMEDCLLGGTRVSLPEDLLEDPEIFFDVVSFSTWREVLSDSQRQHLQQFLPHFAEDSVGQRERLLLALFSGENFRFGNPLHIAQKLFRDGHFNPEVVKYRQLCFRSQYKRYLSSQQQYFHRLLKQILASRSDLLEMARRSGPALPSRQKRPSPSRTPEEREWRTQQRYLKVLREVKEECGDSALSSDEEDLSSWLPSSPARSPSPAVPLRVVPTLSTTDMKTADKIELGDSDLKIMLKKHHEKRKHQPDHPDLLTGDLTLHDIMTRVNAGRKGSLAALYDLAVLKKKVKEKEERKKKKIKMIKSEAEDLAEPLSGTEGLPPLSQAPSPLAIPAIKEEPLEDLKPCLGINEISSSFFSLLLEILLLEGQASLPMLEERVLDWQSSPASSLNSWFSAAPNWAELVLPALQYLAGESRAVPSSFSPFVGFKEKTQQWKLLGQSQDNEKELAALFQLWLETKDQAFCKQENEDSSDATTPVPRVRTDYVVRPSTGEEKRVFQEQERYRYSQPHKAFTFRMHGFESVVGPVKGVFDKETSLNKAREHSLLRSDRPAYVTILSLVRDAAARLPNGEGTRAEICELLKDSQFLAPDVTSTQVNTVVSGALDRLHYEKDPCVKYDIGRKLWIYLHRDRSEEEFERIHQAQAAAAKARKALQQKPKPPSKVKSSSKEGSVKVLGAGPSEQSQLSLSDSSMPPTPVTPVTPTTPALPATPISPQPVPSVNKSGPTTVSEPVKSTSGVLLVSSPTMPQLGTMLSPASSQTPPSSQAAARVVSHSGSAGLPQVRVVAQPSLPAVTQSAGPAPTLTQMTAGPQIRVPATAVQTKGGPQTVMATVPVKAQTAAATVQRPGPAGLTVTSLPAAANPASKPATSSPGGSAPSTPAAAVIQNVTGQNIIKQVAITGQLGVKPQTGSSIPLTATNFRIQGKDVLRLPPSSITTDAKGQTVLRITPDMMATLAKSQVTTVKLTQDLFGTGSGPTGKGISATLHVTSNPVHAADSPAKASPASAPSSTPPGTTVVKVTPDLKPTEASSSAFRLMPALGVSVADQKGKNTVASSEAKPAATIRIVQGLGVMPPKAGPTITVAAHAKQGPSVASGSGTVHTSAVSLPSVNAAVSKTVAVASGAASTPISIGTGAPAVRQVPVSTTVVSTSQAGKLPTRITVPLSVISQPMKGKGVVTAPIIKGNLGANLGGLGRNIILTTMPAGTKLIAGNKPVSFLTAQQLQQLQQQGQATQVRIQTVPASHLQQGTASGSSKAVSTVVVTTAPSPKQAPEQQ, via the exons ATGGATTCCTTGGACCATATGCTGACGGATCCCTTGGAGCTGGGCCCGTGTGGAGATGGCCACGGCACGCGGATCATGGAGGACTGCCTCCTGGGGGGCACGAGGGTTAGTCTGCCCGAGGACCTTCTGGAGGAT CCGGAGATCTTCTTTGACGTAGTCAGCTTCTCCACGTGGCGGGAAGTACTGAGCGACTCGCAGCGTCAGCACCTCCAGCAGTTTCTGCCCCACTTCGCTGAGGACAGCGTCGGGCAGCGCGAGCGGCTCCTCCTCGCCCTGTTCAGTGGGGAGAACTTCCGCTTTGGAAACCCTCTGCACATCGCCCAGAAGCTTTTCCGAG ACGGACACTTCAACCCCGAGGTGGTCAAGTACAGGCAGCTGTGCTTCCGGTCGCAGTACAAACGCTacctcagctcccagcagcaGTACTTCCACCGGCTGCTGAAGCAGATCCTGGCCTCGCGGAGC GACCTCCTGGAGATGGCCCGGCGGAGCGGTCCCGCCCTCCCCTCCCGGCAGAAGCGCCCCTCACCGTCGCGCACCCCCGAGGAGCGGGAGTGGCGCACCCAGCAGCGCTACTTGAAGGTCCTGCGGGAAGTGAAGGAGGAGTGTGGGGACTCGGCCCTGTCATCGGACGAGGAGG ATCTCAGCTCGTGGCTCCCGAGCTCTCCAGCGCGCTCCCCGAGCCCTGCGGTGCCTCTCAGGGTGGTGCCCACGCTTTCCACCACGGACATGAAGACTGCAG ATAAAATAGAACTGGGGGACAGTGACCTGAAGATAATGCTCAAGAAGCACCACGAGAAGCGGAAACACCAACCA GATCACCCAGACCTTTTGACGGGGGACCTGACTCTCCATGACATCATGACTCGAGTAAATGCCGGCAGGAAGGGCTCTCTAGCAG cacTATATGACTTGGCTGTccttaaaaaaaaggttaaggaaaaagaggaaaggaagaagaagaaaataaaaatgatcaaatcAGAGGCAGAGGATCTGGCGGAACCCCTAAGCGGTACTGAAGGGCTCCCACCCCTCTCACAGGCACCGTCTCCACTGGCCATACCCGCTATCAAGGAGGA gCCTCTCGAAGACCTCAAGCCTTGCCTTGGAATCAATGAAATATCTTCCagcttcttctctcttctcttggaGATCTTGTTGCTGGAGGGGCAGGCTAGCCTTCCTATG CTAGAGGAGCGAGTTTTGGACTGGCAGTCATCTCCAGCCAGCTCCCTCAATAGCTGGTTCTCTGCGGCCCCCAACTGGGCAGAGTTGGTGTTACCAGCCCTGCAGTATCTTGCTGGAGAAAGCCGTG CTGTACCTTCCAGCTTCTCTCCATTTGTTGGCTTCAAAGAGAAAACCCAGCAGTGGAAGTTGCTTG GCCAGTCCCAAGATAATGAAAAGGAATTAGCTGCACTCTTCCAGCTGTGGCTGGAAACGAAAGACCAGGCCTTCTGTAAG cAAGAAAATGAAGACAGCTCAGATGCCACAACGCCTGTCCCTCGGGT AAGAACTGACTATGTGGTGCGGCCCAGCACGGGAGAGGAGAAGCGAGTTTTTCAGGAGCAG GAGCGTTACCGGTACAGCCAGCCCCACAAGGCATTCACCTTCCGCATGCATGGCTTCGAGTCTGTGGTGGGGCCCGTGAAGGGCGTGTTCGACAAGGAGACGTCTCTCAACAAGGCGCGGGAACACTCCCTGCTGCGCTCCGACCGGCCAGCCTACGTCACCATCCTGTCCCTGG TTCGCGACGCGGCGGCCCGGCTGCCAAACGGGGAGGGCACGCGGGCGGAGATCTGCGAGCTGCTCAAGGACTCCCAGTTCCTGGCTCCAGACGTCACCAGCACTCAG GTAAATACAGTGGTGAGTGGTGCCCTGGATCGGCTGCATTACGAGAAGGACCCGTGTGTGAAGTACGACATCGGACGGAAGTTGTGGATCTACCTGCATCGGGACCGGAGCGAGGAAGAGTTTG AGCGGATCCACCAGGCCCAAGCAGCTGCAGCGAAAGCCAGGAAAGCCCTTCAGCAAAAACCCAAGCCCCCATCCAAGGTG AAGTCTAGCAGCAAGGAGGGTTCGGTGAAGGTCCTCGGCGCTGGCCCTTCCGAGCAGAGCCAGCTGAGCCTCAGCGACTCCAGCATGCCCCCCACCCCGGTCACGCCTGTGACCCCCACCACTCCTGCTCTGCCCGCCACGCCCAtctccccccagcctgtgccgTCGGTGAACAAAAGTGGCCCCACGACTGTTTCGGAACCGGTGAAATCCACTTCGGG TGTTCTTCTCGTGTCTTCGCCAACGATGCCGCAGCTGGGAACCATGCTCTCCCCGGCGTCCAGCCAGACTCCACCGAGCTCTCAGGCTGCTGCCCGTGTCGTGAGCCACTCCGGCTCGGCTGGACTCCCCCAAGTGCGGGTGGTGGCCCAGCCCAGCCTTCCTGCTGTGACTCAGTCAGCGGGGCCGGCACCGACGCTGACGCAGATGACAGCAGGACCGCAGATTCGCGTGCCGGCCACAGCCGTGCAGACCAAAGGCGGGCCCCAG ACAGTAATGGCCACCGTTCCAGTCAAAGCTCAGACCGCGGCGGCCACCGTACAGCGACCGGGGCCGGCGGGGCTCACGGTGACAAGTCTCCCTGCCGCAGCCAACCCTGCGAGCAAGCCGGCCACCAGTTCTCCTGGGGGCTCTGCTCCGAGCACCCCCGCGGCTGCTGTCATTCAGAACGTCACAGGACAGAACATTATCAAGCAG GTGGCAATCACCGGGCAGCTTGGCGTGAAGCCCCAGACGGGCAGCAGCATCCCCCTCACAGCCACCAACTTCCGTATCCAGGGCAAGGACGTGCTGCGGCTTCCGCCCTCCTCCATCACCACAGACGCCAAAGGCCAGACTGTTCTGCGGATCACTCCAGACATGATGGCCACTTTGGCCAAGtcccaggtcaccacagtcaaaCTGACCCAGGACCTCTTTGGGACGGGCAGCGGCCCCACGGGCAAAGGCATCTCCGCTACCTTACACGTCACTTCCAACCCAGTCCACGCAGCTGACAGCCCTGCCAAGGCCAGTCCAGCCAGTGCCCCCTCATCCACTCCACCAGGGACCACCGTGGTCAAAGTGACTCCTGACCTCAAGCCAACAGAAGCCTCGAGTTCAGCTTTTCGCTTGATGCCGGCGCTTGGCGTGAGTGTGGCTGACCAGAAGGGGAAGAACACAGTGGCCTCGTCTGAAGCCAAACCAGCCGCCACCATCCGCATCGTGCAGGGCCTGGGGGTGATGCCCCCCAAAGCAGGCCCGACCATCACGGTCGCAGCCCACGCCAAGCAAGGGCCCTCCGTGGCCAGTGGGTCTGGAACTGTCCATACGTCTGCGGTGTCCTTGCCCAGTGTGAATGCTGCTGTGTCCAAGACTGTGGCCGTGGCTTCTGGGGCTGCCAGCACCCCCATCAGCATCGGGACAGGAGCCCCTGCCGTGCGGCAGGTCCCCGTCAGCACCACGGTTGTTTCCACGTCCCAGGCT